One window of Burkholderiales bacterium genomic DNA carries:
- a CDS encoding DUF4197 domain-containing protein produces MGRILILLACLAAGSAVAAGVAGISNSEASSGLKQALTDGSAAAVAQLGKEGGFLNNPKVKIPLPPALQRVESALRFAGMKRQADELVVAMNRAAEAAVPEAKTLLVDSVKKMTVQDAKGILTGGDTAATDYFKRTTQSQLTTRFRPIVKKATDQVGLAQQYNNLAGQAAQLGLVREQQSTIEGYVTEKALDGLYLMIAEQEKAFRANPMGAASDIVKRVFSAAK; encoded by the coding sequence ATGGGTCGGATACTGATTCTACTGGCGTGCCTGGCTGCGGGCTCCGCCGTCGCCGCGGGCGTCGCAGGCATCAGCAACAGCGAAGCGTCATCGGGTTTGAAGCAGGCGCTCACCGATGGTTCCGCGGCTGCGGTCGCCCAGCTCGGAAAGGAAGGCGGGTTTCTCAACAATCCCAAGGTAAAGATCCCCCTGCCGCCTGCGCTCCAGCGCGTCGAGAGCGCACTGCGCTTCGCCGGCATGAAGCGCCAGGCGGACGAGCTCGTGGTCGCGATGAACCGCGCCGCCGAGGCGGCGGTGCCCGAAGCGAAGACGCTGCTCGTCGATTCGGTGAAGAAGATGACCGTGCAGGACGCCAAAGGCATCCTCACCGGCGGCGACACCGCCGCCACCGACTACTTCAAGCGCACCACCCAATCGCAGCTCACCACGCGCTTCCGGCCGATCGTGAAGAAGGCGACCGATCAGGTCGGGCTGGCGCAGCAGTACAACAACCTCGCCGGGCAGGCGGCGCAGCTCGGGCTCGTCCGCGAGCAGCAATCGACGATCGAAGGCTACGTCACTGAGAAAGCGCTCGACGGACTGTATCTCATGATCGCGGAACAGGAGAAGGCATTTCGTGCCAATCCGATGGGCGCGGCGAGCGATATTGTCAAGCGCGTCTTCAGCGCCGCGAAGTGA
- a CDS encoding TlpA disulfide reductase family protein translates to MKSRPLILGLLVLAVAGYAGYRALFATTAAPAVAFTSIKGERLTTRDLRGRVVLVNFWATDCVVCMKEMPRMVTTYKKYQPRGFEFIAVAMRYDPPNYVLNYTEKNALPFRVALDPLGEIAKAFGDVKLTPTSIVIDKRGNVVARIIGEPDFAKLDALIEAKLAEQV, encoded by the coding sequence ATGAAATCGCGCCCTCTCATTCTAGGCCTGCTCGTGCTGGCCGTCGCCGGCTACGCCGGGTATCGCGCGCTGTTCGCGACGACGGCGGCGCCGGCGGTCGCTTTCACCTCGATCAAGGGCGAGCGCCTGACGACCCGGGACCTGCGCGGCCGCGTGGTGCTGGTCAACTTCTGGGCGACCGATTGCGTGGTGTGCATGAAGGAAATGCCGCGGATGGTGACGACGTACAAGAAGTACCAGCCGCGCGGCTTCGAGTTCATCGCGGTCGCGATGCGCTACGACCCGCCGAACTATGTCCTCAACTACACCGAGAAGAACGCGCTGCCGTTCCGCGTGGCGCTCGACCCGCTGGGTGAGATCGCGAAAGCGTTCGGCGACGTGAAGCTCACCCCGACCTCGATCGTCATCGACAAGCGGGGCAACGTGGTGGCGCGGATCATCGGGGAGCCCGATTTCGCGAAGCTCGATGCGTTGATCGAGGCGAAGCTGGCCGAGCAAGTCTAA